Within Kineothrix sp. MB12-C1, the genomic segment GGATTGGAGGAATAAACGGTATGCTTTATATAGGTGTAGATTTGGGAACCTCCGCGGTTAAGCTCTTGCTTATGTCAGCGGATGGGAAAATAGAAAATGTGGTATCCAAAGAATATCCTCTTTTTTTCCCTCATCCCGGTTGGTCGGAACAAAATCCGCAAGACTGGTGGTCTGCGGTTGTTGAAGGACTGAAAGAACTGACTGCTGCCTGTGATAAATCACAGATAGCCGGAATCAGCTTCGGCGGTCAGATGCACGGTCTTGTCATTTTAGATGAAGAGGATGAAGTGATTCGTCCCGCTATTCTTTGGAATGATGGAAGAACGACGAAAGAGACCGACTATTTGAATCAGGTAATCGGTAAGGATAAACTTTCTAAGTACACTGCGAATATTGCATTCGCAGGATTTACTGCTCCGAAGGTTCTCTGGGTAAAGGAAAACGAGCCGGATAACTTCGCAAGAATTCATAAAATCATGCTGCCGAAAGATTACATCGCTTATAAGCTTTCGGGGACGTTCTGTACGGATGTGTCCGATGCTTCCGGCATGCTTCTTTTCGATGTAGAGAATAAATGCTGGTCGGAAGAAATGATGGAAATCTGCGGTGTGAAAAGAGAACAGCTTGCGGGTATTTATGAAAGTGCGCAGGTTGTCGGTACTTTGACGCCGGAAGTAGCAAAGGAATTATCCCTTCCGGAGACCGTAAAAGTAATAGCCGGAGCCGGAGACAATGCGGCAGCGGCGGTAGGAACGGGAACCGTTGGAGATGGTATGTGTAACATTTCCCTTGGGACCTCGGGTACTATATTCATTTCCAGCAAACAGTTCGGTGTGGATAACAACAATGGACTGCATGCGTTTGCTCACGCGGATGGCTATTATCATCTGATGGGATGTATGCTCAGCGCGGCATCATGCAATAAATGGTGGATGGATGATATTATCGGCGATAGCGATTATGCCAAAGAACAGGCTAAAATTACAAAGCTGGGAGAAAATAATGTGTATTTCCTGCCGTATCTGATGGGTGAGCGCTCTCCGCTCAATGATCCTTATGCGAGGGGAACCTTTATTGGTCTTACGATGGATACGACAAGAGCAGATATGACGCAAGCGGTACTTGAGGGAGTTGCATTCGCGATTCGTGATTCCTTAGAGGTAGCTCGTTCTCTCGGAATTAATATCGAACGTTCGAAGATCTGCGGCGGCGGAGCAAAAAGCCCGCTCTGGCGTAAGATGATCGCTAATGTGCTCAATATTAAAATAGACCGGATAGAAAGTGAAGAAGGTCCGGGATATGGCGGAGCGATGCTGGCAGCAGTAGGCTGCGGAGAATATGCTTCCGTAGAAGAAGCGGCGGCGAAGCTTGTGAAAATTATAGATACGATCGAACCGGAACCGGAACTTGCGGCGAAGTATGAAGAGAAATATCGTAAGTTTGCCAAGATATACCCCACGGTGAAGGAATTGTTCCCGCAATTATAAGATAAATTAACAGGAGTTCGGAAAGTATTAATTTCCGAACTCCTTTCTATTCCTGCCTATTCAGGCTATTTATTGTTAAAGAATGTTTCGATATCGGCCATTTGTGCCGTCATGCTTAAGAAAAGCATATCGAGAACGGTAAGGGCTGCCATGGCTTCCACTACGACGACCGCTCTTGGAACGATAACGGGATCGTGACGCCCTTTGATATTAATGGAAATATCCTCTCCGCTTTTATTCACGGTTTGCTGGCTTGCTGCAATGGAAGGAGTCGGTTTGATAGCCGCACGGAAGATAATATCGCATCCATCGCTCATTCCGCCGGTAATTCCCCCGGAATGGTTAGTAGCCTTATGAATAGAGCCTTCCGAATCCATCAAATATCGGTCATTGTTGGTGAGTCCGGTGGCCTGCGAAACTAAGAAACCATCTCCGATTTCGAAGCCCTTTACAGCGCCGATGGAGAGAATTGCTTTTCCTAAATTAGCACTTAGCTTCTCGAAGACAGGACTGCCGATACCCGCCGGCATACCTTGGATCACACATTCGATAACTCCGCCGGAGGAATTCATCTCCTTCATGCATTGTTCCAGATAATTGCCGGCTTTCTCGGCGGCATTACTATCCGGCATATAAAAAGGATTCTGCATAATGGCATCTTTGTCGAAAGCACTTTTATCGATAGAAACAGGACCGATGGAGAGGGTATAAGCCGATAGGGTAATGCCAAGCTGCTTCAGAATCTTACCGGCGATGGCTCCGGCAGCTACGCGCCCGATTGTTTCACGTCCGGAGGAGCGTCCGCCGCCCCGATAATCACGAAAACCGTATTTGATATCATAATTTAAATCCGCGTGTCCCGGACGGTAATATTGTGCAATTTCGCTGTAATCCGCGGAGTGTTGATCTTTGTTATGAACGATAAGAGAAATCGGTGTACCTGTTGTCTTCCCTTCGAAAATACCCGATAGAATTTCTACGCTGTCGGACTCTCCGCGTTTTGTCGTGTAGCGGGATTGTCCCGGCTTTCTCCTGTCCAGGTAGAGTTGAATGTCTTCCTCTGTAAGAGACAGACCGGCAGGGCAGCCATCGATGACAACTCCAAGGCCTTTGCCGTGGGATTCTCCCCAGGTGGTGATTTTAAATATATTTCCAAACGATGAACCAGACATAACATACCTCCCGTTGTGTTTTATAACAGTCCGGTGCAGTAAATGCGCAGACCTGCTGAACTGTTACTGTGTTTCTTTCATATTATGATTCCATGATACCTACGGATTGCTACGCACTTTGTGCTCTCACAATCCCAACCCTAACTTAAGTTAGGGTACAACATTCGCAATCCGCCCTATTCGGGCTGCTTCCTCATGTTTTGCGGGTCTCAAAGTCATGTTTTTTCATGCAAGCATGAAACCCATGACCTTTTGACCCTGGTATCATATTATGTCAAAATTTAAAATCTTTCAATAAAAACATACTGAGCTTATTGGAAATGTTGTAAATTGTATATCATGGCCGCAAGCGGCCATGGTATGTTTTTTGCACACTCGCTTTGCTCGGCGCAGTATAATATAGTTAAAATATTATACCTTGTCCGCTTGCGGACAAGGTATACGAAGTTGAACTTGCACTGCGTGCGAAGAATGTTATAATAGAGAACGGAGTTACAAAATATCAGGACTTGGAAAGGAGTATGGATAGAAAATGGAAGTGATAAGAAATATTACGCCGGATATTGTTTGGGTAGGGGGCAGTGATGTTCGTCTGGCGTTATTTGAAAATATGTTCCCGCTGGACAATGGGGTGAGTTATAATTCTTTTTTGATTTCAGATGAAAAAACAGCAGTGATCGATACAGTGGATGAGGCGGTAGGAAGACGGTTTGTCGAGAATATTAAGGCATCCTTAAATGGCCGTTCTCTGGACTATCTCATTATTAATCATATGGAGCCGGATCATTGTGCGAATATTGATGAGATATGCCGCTTATTTCCGGAAGTTAAAATCGTAGGGAATAAGAAGACATTTCAGATGATCGAGCAGTTTTATGATATCGATATTTCCGGCCGTACGCTGGAAGTAAAAGATGGAGGCAGCCTTAGCCTGGGAAAACACGAGCTGCGATTTGTTTTCACGCCTATGGTTCATTGGCCGGAGGTCATGTTCACATACGATGTACATGATAAGGTATTGTTTTCAGCGGATGCATTCGGTACCTTTGGTACATATAAGGGGAATATCTTCAGTGATGAAGCTGATTATGAGGAACTTTATCTGAAGGAAACGAGAAGATATTATGCCAATATCGTAGGGAAGTACGGTATGCAAGTACAGGCGGCGATGAAGAAAGTGGCGGATATGGATATTCAGATGATTTGTCCATTGCACGGTCCGGTTCTCCGCGGGGATGATAAGGATATGCTGTTGGATAAGTATAAGCTTTGGAGTGCTTATCTGCCGGAGGAAAAGGGTGTGATGATCGCTTACGCGTCCATGTATGGTAATACGGAGAATGCAGTACAGCTTTTGTCCAACCTTCTGGCGCAGAGCGGCGTTAAGAATATAAGGATGTATGATGTATCCAAGACACATTTTTCTGAGATAGTAGCGGATTCCTTTCGTTTCAGCCATTTAGTGTTCGCATCTCCTACCTATAATCTGAAGCTCTATGGCGGTATGGAGGCAGTGATTCGCGACTTGGCAGCTTTGAATGTACAAAATAGGACATTTAGCGTGATTGGAAATGGCTCATGGTCACCGGCAGCCGGTAAGATTATGTCAGGGATGTTGGCAGAGATGAAGAATATGACTCCTATTGGAGAGACCTTGGAGATTAAATCAGCCTTGAAAAAGGAACAATATCCTGAGCTCGAGAAGTTGGCTCTGGCCATCGCGGATTCGGTATCTAACGGATAAGGCATCAGTTCAATAAAAATGTAATAGAATGTTTCGAAAATGAGTGGGTGAAGCGGTTGGAAAACAACAATAAATCTAGAATTTATAAAATACTGTCTGAATTAAATCAGATGAAGTGGCATCTTGTGCTAAAGGGTATTTTGACGGGTGTGTTTGTTGGCCTTTTGGTAGTTCTGTATCGGCTGGGAATTGAATACGGAACGGAGGAAGCGGTAAAAATATATGCTTTTCTTAAAATGAATCCGCTTATGATTTTGCCATGGGCTTTTCTGGCCGTTGGAGCAGGATTGCTTATCGCATGGTTGATTAAGCTTGAACCTATGGCATCAGGAAGCGGGATTCCACAGGTAGAAGGACAGCTAATCTATGGATTCAGAATTAAATGGTATACAGTTCTTTTCGTTAGGTTCACTGCGGGAATGATAGCATCTGTATTCGGCCTTTCTCTCGGTAGGGAGGGCCCTTCCATACAAATAGGAGCGTCGGGCGGTCAGGCTTTGGCGAAGAAGATAACCAAAAATAAGCTGGAAGAAAACTATCTTATGACAGGAGGGGCGGCAGCCGGCTTATCCGCAGCTTTTAATGCGCCGCTTTCAGGTATTGTTTTTGCGCTTGAAGAAGTACATAGAAGTTTTTCGGGATTAGTGCTCATCGCTGCTACAGTGGCGGCGTTAACAGCCGATGTCGTATCTAAATCTTTTTTTGGACTGAAACCGGTTTTTGATTTTGCAGAGGCCCCGCCGTTACCCATTGGTCATTATGCCTGGCTTTTGCCATTGGGAATTGTTTCCGGTATCATTGGCGCATTAATGAATAAAGCCTTACTCGGCTTTCAAACGGCATATAGTAAGCTTCCTTGGTTCGTACGCCCGGTTATTGCATTGGTCATTGCATTGCCATGCGGACTTTTTCTGCCTCAGATTCTGGGCGGAGGCGCCAATTTAGTGGAATTGGCAGGAACGGCAGATAGCGGTGTGTCCATATTGCTTGGTTATCTTGTAGTAAAGTTATTATTTACGTGCATATGCTTCGGCAGTGGTGCGCCCGGCGGAATATTTATGCCGATTTTGTCTGTGGGCGCATTGTCAGGTGGCTTGGTCGGGTTGATTGCCATGAGTTTTGGACTTCCGTCGGTATATATACCTGAATTTGTCATATGCGGTATGGTGGGAGTGCTGTCGGGTGCGGTAAAAGCTCCCGTGACAAGTATTCTGTTGGCGACTGAGATGACAGGAGCCCTTACGCACTTGTTGCCTGTGGCGGCTTGTTCCTTTATCGCGTTATTTTTGTCTGATAGCGTGAAGGTAACTCCGATCTATGAAGCGCTGCTTCGGCGCCTTGAAAAAGCCCATGGAGAAATCATAAAAAATGATAAAGCCGGCAGCCTTGTTGAGATTCCCGTTGAAATAGGAAGTATGGTTGCGGGAAAACACATCAATGCAGTCGAGTGGCCGCGAGGGATATTAATCGTTGGTATACATAGAGGAGATATAGACATTATACCTAATGGCAATACGGAAATTAAACCTGGCGATTATCTTGTGGTTGTATCCTCTGAATGTACTTACGATACGGTAAGTGCCGGTATGAGGGGATTGTGCTATAATAATAGCTGTGAGTGATTTTTCTGAATGAATTTGATAATTTGATATTTTTAATTTGCCGTAGGATTTGGAACCTATGGCTTTTTTATGTAATAGAAAATACCTTGTTACAGTAAAGTGAAAAAGTATTTTAAGAAAAGTTTACATTTTTTGTTGCCACGTTTTGTATATTATGCTACAATATCTTTCATCGACACACAAGTGTCCGTAGTGGGTGAACAGTTAACGACGAAGGATGAAAGGTGTTTGCATGGATACAGCGAATGGATATTTTGTTGTAAAGAAGAAGGCGATTCCAGAAGTGCTGTTAAAGGTCGTAGAAGCGAAGCGCCTTTTAGAGACTGGAAAGGTGCAGAGTGTGCATGAAGCCACGGAACGGGTAGGCATCAGCAGAAGCTCTTTTTATAAATATAAGGATGATATCTTTCAGTTTCACGATAATGCACAGGGAACGACGATTACACTTACCTTTCAGATGGATGACGAACCGGGACTTTTGTCGGATGTACTGAAGGTAATTGCAGATTTTAAGGCCAATATACTTACGATTCATCAGAGTATTCCTATCAATGGGGTGGCTTCGCTAAGCATCAGCGTACAGGTGCTCCCGACGACAGAGGATGTGTCGGAGATGCTCGAATCACTCGAGAAAAAGCAGGGAGTTCATTACGTCAAAATATTGGCGAAAGAATAAAAGTCCAAAGGCGGACGGAGCGGAGGAGATCAAATGATAAATGTAGCAGTTTTGGGATATGGTACGGTAGGCAGCGGTGTGGTGGAAGTTATTGAGAAGAATAAGGAAGAGATCAGTAAAAAGGCAGGAGAAAAGCTGAATATCAAGTATATTCTCGATTTAAGGGACTTTCCGGGAGATCCTTATGAGAATAAGGTCGTACACGATGTAGATATTATTTTAAATGATCCGGAAGTAAATGTTATTTGCGAAACGATGGGCGGAATTGAACCGGCCTATACCTTTTCCAAAAGAGCACTGACAAGCGGTAAAAGTGTCTGTACCTCGAATAAAGAACTGGTGGCTAACCATGGGCCTGAATTGATCCGTCTGGCGAAGGAGAATAATTGCAACTATTTATTTGAGGCCAGTGTGGGTGGAGGTATTCCGATTATCCGTCCTATGAATTATTCGCTGACGGCAGAGAAGATCGATGCGATTACCGGTATCTTAAATGGTACGACGAACTATATTTTATCCAAGATGGCGGCAGAGGGTGCGGACTTTGAAGATGTATTAAAAGAAGCACAGGAAAAGGGGTATGCGGAGCGCAATCCGGAAGCCGATGTAGAGGGATATGATGCATGTCGTAAGATTGCAATTTTATCGTCTCTCATGACAGGGAAGAATGTCAGATATGAGGAAATATATACAGAAGGTATCACGAAAATAACCGCTACGGATTTCATATATGCCAAGGCGATGGGGCGTTCTATTAAGCTGCTCGCTCTCAGCCGGGAAACGGAAGGCGAATTCTATGCGATGGTAGCTCCGTTTATGATTTCTGTAGATCATCCGTTATATAGTGTAAATGATGTGTTCAATGCGGTATTCGTACATGGAAATATGCTGGGAGATTCTATGTATTATGGCAGAGGCGCCGGAAAGCTTCCTACAGCCAGTGCGGTAGTATCCGATGTAGTGGATTGTGCGAGACATGTGGGCAGAACGATTATGTGCTTCTGGGATACGGAGAGCATAGAATTCACCGATATCGATCAGGTTAAGCATCGCTTCTTCGTCCGTACAAAAGCAGAGTTTGAAGGAAAAGCGCTTGAAGTGTTCTCATCCATGGAAGTGGTGGAAGCGGATGTGGCAGGGGAATATGCTTTTGTTACCGATGAAATGACAGAAGGAGAATTCAAGGAGAAAGCGCAGCAGTTAGGTTGTGTATTGAATCGAATTCGTATTGAACGTTAGAATAATTTAAGTAACTATTCAGCAGGTCTGCGCATTTACTGCGCTGATCGTAAGAATACATGGGAAAGCAATCTTTGCTTTTGTAATTGTGAAGGTACTGAACAGTTACCAAGAAAAGAGGAAGCGGGATATGAAATATATTATCGTACTAGGCGATGGTATGGCGGATGAACCGATAGAGGCATTAGGGAATGAGACACCCCTTGCTCACGCTAAGACACCTGTTATGGATAGCCTCAGCAAGCGGTCAGAAATAGGAATGGTGCATACAATACCAGAGGGAATGAGTCCGGGTTCCGATACAGCTAATCTATCTGTGTTAGGTTATGATCCGCAAGTGTATTACTCAGGACGTTCGCCGCTGGAAGCTCTTAGTATCGGCGTGCCTATGAAGGATACGGATATCGCCCTTCGCTGTAATATTGTGACGATATCGGAAGAGGATGTTCCCTTTGAAGAACGGACGATTATCGACCATAGTTCCAGTGAGATCAGTACACAAGACTGTGCGGTCTTATTGGAAGCAGTAAGAAAAGAATTGGAAACAGAACCGTATCGATTCTATGTAGGAACGAGTTATCGTCATTGCCTCATCTGGGATAAAGGAGACGTGGTGGAACTAACACCCCCTCACGATGTACTGACACAAGTTATCGGGCAATATTTGCCGAAGGATAAGGCACTGCGGGATATGATGGAGAAAAGTTATGAGGTTCTTGTCAATCATCCTATCAATATAGAGAGAAAGAAGCAAGGATTGAATCCGGCTAACTGCTGTTGGTTCTGGGGAGCCGGAACGAAACCCATGCTATCTTCTTTTGAAGAAAAGACTGGGAAAAAAGGAATGATGGTCTCAGCGGTAGACTTGTTAAAAGGAATTGCGGTAGGTGCGAAGATGGGAGTCAGCGTTGTAGAGGGAGCAAACGGAGGTTTGCATACGAACTACGAAGGGAAGACACAGGCCGCACTAAAATCCATTTTAGAGGACGGATATGATTTCGTTTATATACATATCGAAGCGCCGGACGAAATGGGACATCAGGGAAGCGTGGAGCGAAAGGTTCAAGCGATTGAATATCTGGATGAGAGAGTGTTACGGCCTCTGACGAAGACATTGGATGAAGAAGGAAGCGATTACCGACTTCTTATATTGCCGGATCATCCGACGCCGATTCGCATCAGAACCCATACATCTGAGAGCGTCCCCTATCTTCTGTATGACAGTACGGCACCGCGCAGTGAGGGATGGGGTTATAACGAAGCAGAAGCGAAAAAGAGTGGTAATTATGTTGCAAAAGGGCATGAATTGATCGATTACCTTTTTAGACGATAAGAGAAAGATACGCTTTACGAAAAACATAGAACGAGGAGACAAAGAAATGAAAAAAGTAGTGAAGTTTGGCGGAAGTTCTTTAGCGAGTGCTGAGCAGTTTATGAAGGTAGGAAAGATCATCCATTCGGATAGTGAGAGAAAGTATGTGATACCTTCAGCACCCGGCAAACGCGATTCGAAGGATACGAAGGTAACGGATATGCTCTATGCCTGCTATGCGGCATCGGAAGCAGGGGCAGATTTTAAACCTCTTATCAAAGCGATACAGGCGCGCTATGATGAAATTATCGATGGGCTTAATCTGGATTTATCCTTAGATGAAGAGTTCAAGACGATTGAGAAGAACTTCAAAGAAAAAGCAGGCGATAATTATGCAGCCTCCAGAGGTGAATATTTAAATGGTATTATTATGGCTGCTTATCTCGGTTATGAATTCGTAGACGCGGCAACGGTCATTTTCTTCAATGGCAATGGTGAGTTCGACGCGGAGAAAACGAACACAGTGCTTTCAGAGCGTTTAAGTAAGATAGAAAGAGCAGTAATTCCGGGATTTTACGGAGCTTATGAGGATGGAAGCGTTAAAACTTTCTCCAGAGGCGGTTCTGATATCACAGGATCGATTGTTGCAAGAGCGGTAAAGGCATCGGCCTATGAAAATTGGACGGACGTATCAGGATTCCTAGTAGCTGATCCGAGAATTATCGATAAACCTATGGGCATCGATACGATTACTTACCGTGAGTTGAGAGAACTTTCCTATATGGGTGCTACGGTACTACACGAGGAAGCGATCTTCCCGGTAAGAAGGGAAGGAATTCCCATTAATATTCGCAATACCAATGCGCCTGAGGATGAGGGAACCTGGATTGTGGAGAGCACCTGTCAGAAATCGAAATATGTCATTACGGGAATCGCCGGTAAGAAAGGTTTCTGCGCGGTGAATATCGAAAAAGATATGATGAATGCAGAAATTGGATTTGGGAGAAAAGTTCTTCAGGCATTTGAGGACTATGGAATTTCTTTCGAACACGTACCCTCCGGTATCGATACGATGACAGTATTCGTTCATCAGGATGAATTCATCGATAAAGAACAAAAGGTAGTATCGGCAATCCATCGCATGGCGAATCCGGACATTATCGATATCGAGTCGGATTTGGCAATGATTGCAGTAGTAGGACGTGGAATGAAGTCCACTCGCGGAACTGCGGGAAGAATCTTCTCGGCGTTGGCACATGCGAATGTAAACGTGAAGATGATCGACCAGGGATCCAGTGAGCTTAATATTATCATTGGCGTTTCCGATGATGATTTTGAGAGTGCGATTCGGGCGATTTACAATATTTTTGTGGAAGTTCAGTTGTAATAAGAGGGGGACGAAAACCAGCAGGTCCCGTGCATAAAATAATACCCCGCACACCGGAAAAAGACAAAATAAAGGGTGTCCGTATAAGTCAGACTTTGCAAGTCTGTCTTCTGTACGGACACTTTTTTATTTTGTCTTTTTAACGGTGCACTGTGGGTATTGTTTTATGCCTGTGACCTGTTGGTTTTCTGATTGTGAAAAAGGAAGAACCCTAGGTGTGGCTGGTTGGTATATATTCGTGGGACAGGAGGCTGTAGATGGAGGCGTCCACGATGCCTTGGTTACTGAAGTCGGCTTGGCGCAAGGTTCCTTCGTATGTTAGACCGCATTTTAGCATAACTTTACCGGAGTTAGGATTATTGGGGTCGTGTTGGGACTCGAT encodes:
- the xylB gene encoding xylulokinase; its protein translation is MLYIGVDLGTSAVKLLLMSADGKIENVVSKEYPLFFPHPGWSEQNPQDWWSAVVEGLKELTAACDKSQIAGISFGGQMHGLVILDEEDEVIRPAILWNDGRTTKETDYLNQVIGKDKLSKYTANIAFAGFTAPKVLWVKENEPDNFARIHKIMLPKDYIAYKLSGTFCTDVSDASGMLLFDVENKCWSEEMMEICGVKREQLAGIYESAQVVGTLTPEVAKELSLPETVKVIAGAGDNAAAAVGTGTVGDGMCNISLGTSGTIFISSKQFGVDNNNGLHAFAHADGYYHLMGCMLSAASCNKWWMDDIIGDSDYAKEQAKITKLGENNVYFLPYLMGERSPLNDPYARGTFIGLTMDTTRADMTQAVLEGVAFAIRDSLEVARSLGINIERSKICGGGAKSPLWRKMIANVLNIKIDRIESEEGPGYGGAMLAAVGCGEYASVEEAAAKLVKIIDTIEPEPELAAKYEEKYRKFAKIYPTVKELFPQL
- the aroC gene encoding chorismate synthase, giving the protein MSGSSFGNIFKITTWGESHGKGLGVVIDGCPAGLSLTEEDIQLYLDRRKPGQSRYTTKRGESDSVEILSGIFEGKTTGTPISLIVHNKDQHSADYSEIAQYYRPGHADLNYDIKYGFRDYRGGGRSSGRETIGRVAAGAIAGKILKQLGITLSAYTLSIGPVSIDKSAFDKDAIMQNPFYMPDSNAAEKAGNYLEQCMKEMNSSGGVIECVIQGMPAGIGSPVFEKLSANLGKAILSIGAVKGFEIGDGFLVSQATGLTNNDRYLMDSEGSIHKATNHSGGITGGMSDGCDIIFRAAIKPTPSIAASQQTVNKSGEDISINIKGRHDPVIVPRAVVVVEAMAALTVLDMLFLSMTAQMADIETFFNNK
- a CDS encoding FprA family A-type flavoprotein, whose translation is MEVIRNITPDIVWVGGSDVRLALFENMFPLDNGVSYNSFLISDEKTAVIDTVDEAVGRRFVENIKASLNGRSLDYLIINHMEPDHCANIDEICRLFPEVKIVGNKKTFQMIEQFYDIDISGRTLEVKDGGSLSLGKHELRFVFTPMVHWPEVMFTYDVHDKVLFSADAFGTFGTYKGNIFSDEADYEELYLKETRRYYANIVGKYGMQVQAAMKKVADMDIQMICPLHGPVLRGDDKDMLLDKYKLWSAYLPEEKGVMIAYASMYGNTENAVQLLSNLLAQSGVKNIRMYDVSKTHFSEIVADSFRFSHLVFASPTYNLKLYGGMEAVIRDLAALNVQNRTFSVIGNGSWSPAAGKIMSGMLAEMKNMTPIGETLEIKSALKKEQYPELEKLALAIADSVSNG
- a CDS encoding ClC family H(+)/Cl(-) exchange transporter, whose amino-acid sequence is MKRLENNNKSRIYKILSELNQMKWHLVLKGILTGVFVGLLVVLYRLGIEYGTEEAVKIYAFLKMNPLMILPWAFLAVGAGLLIAWLIKLEPMASGSGIPQVEGQLIYGFRIKWYTVLFVRFTAGMIASVFGLSLGREGPSIQIGASGGQALAKKITKNKLEENYLMTGGAAAGLSAAFNAPLSGIVFALEEVHRSFSGLVLIAATVAALTADVVSKSFFGLKPVFDFAEAPPLPIGHYAWLLPLGIVSGIIGALMNKALLGFQTAYSKLPWFVRPVIALVIALPCGLFLPQILGGGANLVELAGTADSGVSILLGYLVVKLLFTCICFGSGAPGGIFMPILSVGALSGGLVGLIAMSFGLPSVYIPEFVICGMVGVLSGAVKAPVTSILLATEMTGALTHLLPVAACSFIALFLSDSVKVTPIYEALLRRLEKAHGEIIKNDKAGSLVEIPVEIGSMVAGKHINAVEWPRGILIVGIHRGDIDIIPNGNTEIKPGDYLVVVSSECTYDTVSAGMRGLCYNNSCE
- a CDS encoding ACT domain-containing protein, producing the protein MDTANGYFVVKKKAIPEVLLKVVEAKRLLETGKVQSVHEATERVGISRSSFYKYKDDIFQFHDNAQGTTITLTFQMDDEPGLLSDVLKVIADFKANILTIHQSIPINGVASLSISVQVLPTTEDVSEMLESLEKKQGVHYVKILAKE
- a CDS encoding homoserine dehydrogenase — protein: MINVAVLGYGTVGSGVVEVIEKNKEEISKKAGEKLNIKYILDLRDFPGDPYENKVVHDVDIILNDPEVNVICETMGGIEPAYTFSKRALTSGKSVCTSNKELVANHGPELIRLAKENNCNYLFEASVGGGIPIIRPMNYSLTAEKIDAITGILNGTTNYILSKMAAEGADFEDVLKEAQEKGYAERNPEADVEGYDACRKIAILSSLMTGKNVRYEEIYTEGITKITATDFIYAKAMGRSIKLLALSRETEGEFYAMVAPFMISVDHPLYSVNDVFNAVFVHGNMLGDSMYYGRGAGKLPTASAVVSDVVDCARHVGRTIMCFWDTESIEFTDIDQVKHRFFVRTKAEFEGKALEVFSSMEVVEADVAGEYAFVTDEMTEGEFKEKAQQLGCVLNRIRIER
- a CDS encoding cofactor-independent phosphoglycerate mutase, with amino-acid sequence MKYIIVLGDGMADEPIEALGNETPLAHAKTPVMDSLSKRSEIGMVHTIPEGMSPGSDTANLSVLGYDPQVYYSGRSPLEALSIGVPMKDTDIALRCNIVTISEEDVPFEERTIIDHSSSEISTQDCAVLLEAVRKELETEPYRFYVGTSYRHCLIWDKGDVVELTPPHDVLTQVIGQYLPKDKALRDMMEKSYEVLVNHPINIERKKQGLNPANCCWFWGAGTKPMLSSFEEKTGKKGMMVSAVDLLKGIAVGAKMGVSVVEGANGGLHTNYEGKTQAALKSILEDGYDFVYIHIEAPDEMGHQGSVERKVQAIEYLDERVLRPLTKTLDEEGSDYRLLILPDHPTPIRIRTHTSESVPYLLYDSTAPRSEGWGYNEAEAKKSGNYVAKGHELIDYLFRR
- a CDS encoding aspartate kinase, which translates into the protein MKKVVKFGGSSLASAEQFMKVGKIIHSDSERKYVIPSAPGKRDSKDTKVTDMLYACYAASEAGADFKPLIKAIQARYDEIIDGLNLDLSLDEEFKTIEKNFKEKAGDNYAASRGEYLNGIIMAAYLGYEFVDAATVIFFNGNGEFDAEKTNTVLSERLSKIERAVIPGFYGAYEDGSVKTFSRGGSDITGSIVARAVKASAYENWTDVSGFLVADPRIIDKPMGIDTITYRELRELSYMGATVLHEEAIFPVRREGIPINIRNTNAPEDEGTWIVESTCQKSKYVITGIAGKKGFCAVNIEKDMMNAEIGFGRKVLQAFEDYGISFEHVPSGIDTMTVFVHQDEFIDKEQKVVSAIHRMANPDIIDIESDLAMIAVVGRGMKSTRGTAGRIFSALAHANVNVKMIDQGSSELNIIIGVSDDDFESAIRAIYNIFVEVQL